The following is a genomic window from Calditrichota bacterium.
GGTCCCCAAAACCGGAACCGAGTAGCTTTCCCCCTGATTCTCCTGGGGGACAACCACCCCCGCAACCTCGTACCCCTTATCCAATCGCTGACGAAGCCGGTCAATCAGATTCGACAAGGCCGCACCGTGCCCCACCAACACTGTTTTCTTGCGGGCAAGTGAATGTTGAATCGATTTTAAAAAGGGGACCTTACCGGATTTTGCGATCAGGTGCAAGGCCAGGCGCCAACCCGGCAGCAAAACCAGCGCGGCCAGTCCCATCGCAAAAACGACCACCCGCGAAAACGCAAACTGCTTGAAAAAAAAAGTAAATGTACCGTTAATAATCAATCCCAACAGGGTGGCGCCCAGCGCCCGGGATACGGAGTATTTTTGCCGCTTGTAGAGATCAAAAAAATAGAAACTGCTCAGCCACACCAACGAGTACACCGCGTCCACAATCAGGTAGCTTTTCAGATGCTGAAGGGATCCAAAGCGAACCAGCAAACCGAAAACAAGGGCTACACTCAGAAAAAACCAGTCCACAATAGGAAGGGCGAGCTGTTTTAGCAAACGATTCAAAAAGCTTAAACTGCCCCGAATAGCAATCCCCGTAATTAAAAACCACTGGGGCAAAAACAAATATTTCCCCCTAAAATGTTTCTGGACAAATTGCAGCATTGCCCGGTAAAACATCAGGAGCGTATCTTTTTGGCTTTTTCCCGAGCTGGCCCCTTTGTAGTGAATGATCTTCGTCTCGGGAACGTAGTAAATTTTCCACCGGGCATGCTTCACCCGGTAGCACCAATCCAGATCCTCCCCGTACATGAAAAAACGCTCGTCGAGGGGTCCCACCTGTTCGTACACTTCCCGGCGAAGCATCATAAACGAGCCGGAAATCGCATCCACCTCGGTGGTTTGCTCCGGATCCAAATAGGTTAAATTGTAGCGACCAAAAAGCCTGCTCCGGGGAAACAGCCGGCCCAGCCCCACCAGTTTTGTAAACGCCACCCAGGGCGTTGGAAAGCTGCGTCGGCAGGCCAGTTGAAGGGTTCCGTCGGGATTCAGGATCTTGCAGCCAGCCATTCCGGCATCCGGATGTTTGTCAAAGAACCGAATAAGGGTTTGGAACGTATCCTCCTGAACAATGGTGTCGGGATTCAAAAGCACCAAAAATTTGCCCCGTGCCCGTTTCAGCGCCTGATTATTCGCGCGCGCAAACCCTACATTTTCCGTATTTTTCAAAAGAATTACGTCTGGAAATTCCCTTTCCACAATCTCCGGACTGCCATCGGACGAATGGTTATCCACAACAATGATTTCCGAAGGGATGGATTGGGTGGCTTTTTCAACGGAACGGAGCGTTTGCGATAAAAAATCCCTGACATTGAAATTGACAATAATAATGGAAAGCTGAACGTCCATTCACTTTACTCGATTTTCCCAGACAAACTTAGAAACTTTAACTTCCACACCACCCAGGCGGCTTCTCGTACAATTTTTTTGGACATTTTTGAATGTCCGATGAAACGATCCACAAAAATGATGGGAATCTCCTTGAGTCGAAATCCCAGTTTCCAGGCCTTAAAATCCATCTCTATCTGAAAAGCGTAGCCGTCGGAGGTAATTTTGTCCAGATTGATCGCTTCAAGGACCGACCTCCGAAAGCACTTAAATCCGGAGGTGCTGTCCTGAATGGGCATTCCTGTAATCCACCGGGTGTACACATTCGCAAAATAACTCAGCATCAAGCGGGATAACGGCCAATTAATCACATTGACGCCCTGAATGTACCGCGAACCGATCACCAGATCAAAATCCTGAATGGCGTGTAAAAAGCTCGGTATTTCACGCGGATCGTGAGAAAAATCAGCATCCATCTCAAAAATATAATCGAATTTCCGCTCAATTGCAAATTTGAAGCCGCGAACGTAGGCCGACCCCAATCCCAGTTTTTTCTCGCGAACAATTAATTCGATATTGGGGTGTGTTTGTTGAAGTTGGCGCACCCGATCGGCCGTTCCATCGGGCGAGTTGTCATCCACGACCAAAATGGACAACCCCCGAATGTTCAGATCCAACACGGAGCGGCAAATGAGTTGAATGTTTTGAACTTCGTTGTAGGTCGGAATAACAACCAGTGTTCTCTTTTCACCAATCTGATTATTGATTTCATCAATTTTCTTTTCGTTCGATTTGTAGAAGGGATGTGATGCATCAAATTCCAAACGGATACTCCTTTTTCTGATTCCTAGAGCGGATGTTTCTCGTCCAGCTGCTTCTTCAATTCAAGCAATTCCTCCTCAACCGACATCAAATAAACCCCCAATTCCTTCTGAGCCTTTTCCACCGATAAGGCGGCATTCATCGGACGGGGAGCCAGTTGTTTTAAATCGCTTGTCTTTCCACGATGAATAAGCGACTGGTTCAAATTAAAAATCCGGGCTATTTTTAGAGCAAACGAATATCGATCGATTGATTCTCTTCCCGCAAGGTGAAAAAGCCCGGTGGCCTTTTTCTCGATTGCGACACGGAACGCCTCCGCCAAATTGTCAGCCAGTGTGGGATTTCCAATCTGATCGTCAACAATCGTAACCTCCTGATTTTTTTTCAGGGCAGAAATGAGCCACAAAACAAAATTCGGCCGTATGTTTTCACCCGCTCCAAAGAGAGTGGATGTTCGTCCGATAAAATAGGCTGCTCCGGATTCTTCGATAGCCCATTCTGCGGCCAGCTTGGACCGGGCATAAAATCCCCTGGGATCCGGCGTATCTGTTTCCCGGTAGGGGCCGTTCTCCCCCGAAAAAACATAATCGGTAGACACGTGGTAAAGCATGGCCCCCACGGCCTTGGCTTCAAGAGCCAGGTTTTCGACTCCAATAACATTAATTTCCCAACAGAGGTCCTGGTCGATCTCCGCTCTATCCACATTGGTGTAGGCCGCTGCATTGACAATAACCGTTGGGCGAAATTCCCGGACCACCCGGTGAACGGAGTCAATCTTCGTAATGTCTATCCGCTGATAAGAAATACGTGTCGAAAACAAGACACTGGGTTCGATACTTGTCCCCAGAATTTCCGAATCGGAGGACTGCTTTGAAATCTCCCGAACAATTTTTTGACCTAAAAGACCATTGCAACCCACAATTAAATAACGATTTTTCATGTATGTTTCAGGATACCTCTCCTTTTATTCGACAACAAACAGCTTATTTTTTTGATAGGATTTTAGCGCCTCCTCCACCTGAAGATGGATGCGATCCACTTTTGTCGTGGATTGAAAGGTACAATTCAACCCTCCGGTAATATTCCCGTATCGGGCAGATTCCACGGGGTCTTTTGTTTTGAGAAACCGGGAAATAAAACCCGTCGCAAAGGAGTCGCCGCAGCCGGTGGCATCTACCACTTTGTTCACTTTTAGGGGCTCAAAATAATACACCTCCGGGATACCATCCGACAGGAAAGCCAAAACCGATCCCTTTGAGCCCAGCGTTATATTAATAATATTGTTACTAATTTGAACCAATTCGGTTGCAAATTTTTTGTAATCGTCCACAGTTTCCAGAGCGCGTGCCGCCAGGGTTTCCGCTTCTTTTTCGTTCATTTGAAGAATATCAGGAAGTTTCACCCAATCCTGCCAGTTTTCCGGTCTTTGGTAAAACCGGGAACCGTCTTCATTCCGCCCAAATGCAAGACTGTGAAAATCCACGTACAAATAGCCGGATTTTTCTTCCGCTATTTGCTTGCAGGTTTCATACGTCACCTCGTAGCCAGAGATGAAATTGAGTAAGATAACATCGTTTCCGACAAAAGGCCGAATCAAATCGTACGGCAAAGGAGGCGGAATATAGTTCGACGTTTCTTCCCGATATTCAGGTGTAATGTATTTTAAAATGACCTGATTATTTTTTTGGTCGATTTTATGGATCCCGTTGGTGCGAATGTTGGGGAATTTTTCCGTAAGAAGTTCCAAAAACTCGTCGTACACATCGTATCCAAGATAAAATACGGGTTCCAGAACAGCCTGGTCTCTCAAAATGCCGGCCAAATGGGATAAGGTGTAGTAAATCCCGCCCCACCCGTAAACCGGCTCCCCTTTGTAAGGGTAGATGGTATCCCTTACCACCGTGCCAATTACCGTAATTTTGATTTTTTCAGACATTCACCATTCCTTTCCAGTTCGGGTTATTTCGAGAACATGTCTGGCTCATTTCTGATTCTTGAGGTACTATTTTATTACAATTTGGACCCCTTATTACGAAATTCAACAAGTTTGTCCTGTAAATCGGTACGGGACAACGCCAATATTTCGGCAGCCAGAACGGCTGCATTAATGGCCCCTGCTTTTCCGATGGCCATGGTGGCTACCGGAATACCCGAGGGCATCTGAACTTCCGATAAAAGGGCATCCAGTCCGTTCAAAGCGGAATTGGGTAACGGAACACCAATAACCGGACGCGAAGTTTGGGCCGCTATTGCTCCGGGCAGGTGGGCCGCCATTCCCGCCTGTGCGATAAAAACCTGTACACCCTGTGCTACCGCCTTTTTCAGATATTCGGAAAGCGCCGCTGCATTCCGATGAGCGGACAAAACCTGAAAATCGTAGGGAATATTAAAATAATCCAGATATTTTTTTGTGTGTGCCGCCATCTCTTCATCCGATGAACTTCCGACAATAATACTGACCAGATACCCGTTACCCATATTTATTTTCCTTTTTGAATATCAACCAACGTTTTAAACGATCTGGCTATCACATCCAACTGCCGCATGAACGGCATTTTTCCATAGAGATCTTTCGGATCAAAAACAGCACAATCAATAATGTAAATTCGGCTGGTGGGCTCATCATAAAACACATATTCACGGAATGGGCCGCCGGCTATTTTTTCGTTATTTTCCCACAATCCATCCACCTGGTAGGCCCGCCTGCCGTTAAAATTGACAATCTTAAATTTTACATATTTCCGATTCACCGTATCTCCGCCATAAAACCAGGAACCGACAGAATCCCTCTCATTGATAATCCAGTCTTTGGTAATGAGCGAGGGGTTGTCCGTTTCAATCCACCGGACGTAAAGCCAGCGTTCGGGGTATCGTCGGCGCAAAAAGACAAAACCCGTATCGGGCGATTCCCAGGCCAGAAAGTAGTCGTGCTGCACACGAACGGTCCACTGGTATTTTTTAAGAAGCTCTTTTTCCAGCTTTTTATTTTCGTGGCTGGCAAACATTTCCTTCGTCAATTGTTTTACATATTGAGTGTTGTAAATCGAAAAAATTTGTTTCTTAAATCGTTCAATCTTTTTGGCCAGTGAATCCGTATTCACAGACACCAGGAGCAAAATGGTCTGATCATCCACCCATTGGTTTTCCTTCTTAAAAAGAAAATTTTTTCCCGCTTTAACGCCCGCCATAATTTGCGGCGACGAAAGACTCTTTCGGACCAGATCGGCAATCGGGCCCTTGGAATCAAGCGTGGCAACAAACATCAGATTTCGGTGAAGGGTGTATTTATCCAGATCGTCGGGGTTTGAAATATACTTCAAAATAAAATATTTTTCGGGTTGGGGTGTTTCAATGCCTTCACTGAACGCCTCTTCAAGAGGCTTTTGCACGGCATCCCAAACCGATTGGGGCGCAAATACGTAGATGTCCTGCTCCGGTTCCCTCCCCAGTTCTCTGCGATAACAATTTGCAGCAAAAAGGGAGAGAACAAGAATTACCAACAAACCATATCGTCTAATTTTCATTTTTTCCTCCTGCTTTTTTTCCCGGCAAATAGAAATAAAGCGGCACCTGGCAACGATCCGACAATGGTCATCAAATAAGCCAGGAACTCCATCGATGCAGCCAAACCTGCAGAAATGCCGGCTCTCGCAAAAAGCACGACTCCCGATTGCTCACGGACACCCAATCCTCCGATGGAAATAGGCAGGCTTGCCAGCAGTGCAATCAAAGGAATGAATAACATGAATGTTTGAAATCCCACGTGAATATTCAATGCCAATCCGGCAAAATAATGAATCCCCACCCTAAAAAGCTGAACAAAAAACCCAATGCCCATGAGTTTCAGCAAAACCAATTTGGCATGTTTGAATTGATGCACCACTTCGTACAGATCAATCATTTTCTGCACCACAGATTCCGGAAAAAGCCAGACAAACAACGGGTGAAATTTCTTTGCCAGGGGGCGATTGAAAAACACCGCAAAAATTAAAATCCAAAAGAAAAGCGTAATGAAAAGTACCGGTAAAATGGTTTGTAAATAATTCTCCTTCAGAATCAAAAGTCCTCCGATCAGCGACAAAAATGTAAGCATGGTAAATCCGATGAACCGATCGAGAAAAACGGTTGAAATGGCCCCGGCTGTTTTGTCGGTGGATCGGGAAGCGTAGTAAATGCGAAACACATCCCCGCCCAAATTACTGATAAAAAAATTATTAAAAAAGAGGCCGATAAAATAGAACTCCACAGTTTGGCGGTACGTCAGATCCATCCCGCTCTGCCGCATAAGCAGGTACCACTGCAAAGAGCCCAGAAAATTACTGATCAGAAACGACCCGATTCCAACCAGAACCCACCACAGATTGGCCGTTGATAATTGATTGATAAAATTTTCAACACCAATTCTGGCAAATAAATAATATAAGAGGACACTGCTTACAACGATTTTGAGAAAAAAGAAAACTGTTTTCCGGTTCACACCACCCTCTTTTGTAAAACGTACAACATTCCCGAACCGTTTCCGGTTATTCCAATAATTCGTGACAGCCAGGCCATCAGAAATCCCCGCAAATAAAGAAACGGTGAAACAACCCTCGGTACCTGCAGCCGCCGCATCCGAATTTTTTCGCTGAGAAGTGCGTTATAAAAGTAATCCAACCCGATAGGCTTTTCCAGAACGATTTTCCATCCGGCAGCCCGCGCGACCTGCCGCATGTGTTTCGGAGAAACATGGAACAAGCGCCGCGGGCTATCCAAAGCCGCCCAATCCTCCCGATAAAAATAAAAATCCAGTGACCGAATATTGGGGATACCAATGAACACATGCCCCTCATCCTTTAGAAAAACCCGGATTTTTTTCAAAATCTGCACCGGATTCTGAAACCGAGAAAAGGAATGCCAGAATGTAACGGCGTCAAAATAATCATGATTCCCCTCAGGAAGTTTGTCTATTGAATCAAAAACGGGCAGTCCCAACGTTTGGTGCGCAAAATTGGCATATTTTGGAATTCGCTCGATTCCCGTTACCTCCCACAAGTGACGGCGCATGGAATAAAGAAAATCCCCGTTCCCACAGGAAACATCCAGAATTCTTCCCACACCGGAAATCTTTTCCACCTGTTTTCTCTTCCACGAAATGGCGTATGGATGCACGAAAGCATACAGTTTCTGAAAAAAATCCTGATGATTGGCTTCGAATTCCAAAAACGGATTCAGAATATCGGTCGGGTAAAATTTGTCCAGATCTTCAGGCAACGGGCGGGGATTCACAAACAATGCGCCGCACGAATTGCATCTCTCCAAGCGATAGTTCTTTGCGTAGGGAAACACATAGCGATCAAATGTGTCTAAAAAAAATGTGGCCGCTTGAGCACCACAAATAGGACAATCCGTTTGTTCAAATCTCACTCGATCCAAGTAGGCAACCCTTCCAAATCACACACCCTTCTGACACCACGCACAAAATAATCAAAAACGATGCTTCCCCGGTACATCTGTGAAAAAATCATTTCATCGGAAACGTTCCGAATGGATTGTACATCCCTGTGCTTGCGACGTATTTTTATTCCATGCACCAGAATGAAAGCCCCTGCGCGGAGAACCGCCCATGCCCGTTTAACATCCAACTTGGCTACCGAAACCCAAAACGTAAGTCCTTCAAAAACCAGTCGAACCGGAATAAGCCACACCAGTGTTTTAAACGAATAATTTTTTAGCAGCATCATCCAATTATTTCGATGGTTCAAATACATCTTTCGATGCGCTTCATGCCCCAACGAATAGCCGGAATAGTGGTACACCTGACTTTTGGAATCTGACAGAACGGAATACCCCAAAAGGTGAAACCGCCAATTCAGGTCAATTTCCTCCATGTGGGCAAAAAAATCCTCATCCAGCAGCCCGGATTGGCTGAGAACAGCCGTTCGAATCATTATCGCTGTGCCGGATGCCCAGAAAATCCGAAAGCGGCCTTCGTACTGTCCGGTATCCGTTTCAAGAGCGTCGAAAATCCGCCCGATGGCAAAGGGGTAACCAAAGCGGTCAATCAGTCCTCCCATGCCGCCCGCGTAATCAAACTTGCCAGGGAACCGCATGGAGAGTATTTTCGGCTGACAGGCTGCAGCATTCGGATAATCTTCCATACACGCCACCAACGGTTCCAACCAATTTTCGCCGACTTCCGTATCATTATTCAGCAGGACGGCGTAGGGTGTTTCCACCCGCCGAAGCCCCACATTGCACCCTCCGGCAAATCCCAGATTTTGCTCGTTTTTTACAATCTCAAAATCAGAGGTCGGCAAAATGGCGCTTACCTTCTCTGCAGAAAGGTCAGAACCATTGTCGATGATAAGCACCCGAAATGGCACTTTCTTTTCATTTTTCAAAGAACGCAGACACGCATACAGAATATCGCTTTGCCCGATATGGGGAATAACTATGGTGACAATGATTTTATTTTCTGTCGGCGTTTTTATTCCCATTTATTTTTTAGGTTGAAGCGGCAGTTTGGCTGCCCCTCCAGCAATGGAATCCTTACTGGTTTTTGCAAGTTCGCTCTGTAAATTGCGAATAATGGACTGTGCCTGTTTATCATTCGGATGCCGCTCCAGCCATTTTTGCATGAGTTGTATGCCATCCGAATAGCGTTTAAAGCTGCGGTAATAGTCCAGCAACCAGACATACGCTTCCACGCTGTCCGGTTTTTTGGCGATAATCGCTTTGGCCCGTTTCTCAAATTCTTCCGGTTTTCCCGCATCCCAGTACATTTTTCCAATGGAAAGCACGACGCGGTCATCCCGAATCGGAATCAAATTCTCAGGCATGAGATATTCCATTCGATCCAACACCTGAATAACCTTGTTCATTTGCCGTTTCATGCGATAGTAAGCCGCCAGACGCAGAAAGGCAGAGCGGTAGTTGATGAGCAATCCCTTGGTTTTATCATCAAGATAAACCTTGGGATTATTAAGATTTCTGAAAAGAAATTTGTGAAACAGGTTTTCCCACAAGCGATGGGCACTGATTTCAATCCCCCTAAAGGGGATAACCTTAAAGGCCATCCCGTCCATTCGCAGGTAGGGATTCAGTCCGATCTTATTTTCATCCGAAACCGTAACCGCAAAATAGATGGGTTTTCGCCAGTTATCGGTCATCATAATATTCAGCACCATGAGGTCCTGAACCCGAAGCGCCCGCCCTGCAACCGTTGGTTTGACCGTAAATTTAATCTTCCCGCTCTGATCCAGCGGCCTGTTCGGAAGCTCGTTCCATTTCCTCATATCGGCAATCTCATTTTTATAAACGGTATCCGGTACACCGATTTCAACGGTTTGAGGTTTATCCCAGGGGTACAGCCCAATGCGCTCAATTTCCTGATCCGTAAGGGAGATGGGAACCCGCGGCGCACGATGTTTGAGCTGTTTAATGTACCACGGAGTATTCAAAAGAGAAAGATTGACAAGCCGCACATCCGTTCGGATATTTTTCACGTACTGTAAATACCAGAGCGGAAAGGTGTCGTTGTCTCCATTGGTAAAAATGACTCCGTTGGGTTCACAGGTTTGGAGAATGTTGTAGGAGTAATCGTACGGAACATAATTTCCGGAACGATCGTGTGAATGGAAATTAAAGGCAAACATATTAATCGGAACAGCAACCGCCATCACCAAAAGGGCCACAAGGATAGCCGGGCGGAGCCATGTCTTTCGATTTTGAAGAAATTCCTTAATCGCCTCCATCACAGCGGTAGCGCCTATTCCAATCCAGATCGCAAATGCGTAAAAGCTTCCCACGTAGGAATAATCCCGCTCTCTGGGCTGCGGGTTGTCCTGATTCACGTACAGCACAATGGCCAGACCCATCATGAAGAAGAGAAACAGAACGGCCAGACCCCGTTTCCAATCCTTTGTAAAGTGATGAACCGCTCCAATCATTCCCAATAAGAACGGCAGGCCATACAATCCCCTGAGACTCAAAATCTCGGCAATATAACCGTCCCTTCCAATTGTTGTCCCGGTCCCAATGAACTGCCACCCAAAATAGCGGACATACATTTTACTGATCTGATACGACCAAAACGGGGCTTTTCTTGAAAAGATGGTCAGCAGCATGCTGTTCTCGCCGTATTGTTTTCGGGCCAGATAATCCTTGATGGCCGTCCAGGTTTCGGGATCATTTTCATCAATAGGCGGATTCATTTTTGATCGAATAAAAATAATCAGATACGCTGTATATCCGATCACAAACAGCAATGGAATGATCCACCACAATTTGAATGCCTTTTTGTCCACCTTCCACAAATAGTACAGGGTGCCGACCAGCACAATAACAAACGTGACTTGAAAGAATTTCCAGGCGGAGGCCTGATGCGCCATGAATTGCTGGTAGGACATTTTGGTCGGATCATAATGGAAAAACAAAATGTAGAGCATAATCGGAACCCCTGCCTGCAGTAAAACCACCCAGACCAACCGCTTGATTGTGAGATTGTCCTCAAAATAAACGATCATAAAAATGAAAGGAAAGGCAAGTAGATTCAGAAGATGGACGCCTGTGGCCAGCCAGAAAAGGTAAACAATCAGGACCATCCATTTTTCATTGAAGGGACCGACAGGGTTATCCTTCCAATACAGGGTTAACCAAACCACCAGCGAGGTAAAAAGCATACTCATGGCGTAGACTTCGGCTTCAACGGCATTAAACCAGAAGCTGTCCGAAAAGGCAAAGGCCAGAGCTCCAATAACGGCCCCGCCGTAGGTAATCCAACGATCGGTGGCATTCTTGGGTTCACCCTTCCAAATGTTAATCAAGCGGACAATGACCAGATACAATAGCATAATGGTAAATGCACTGGACAACACCGAAATAAAATTCACCCGCCATGCCACATTCATGAATGGGAACAAGGTGAACAGCCGGCCAATAATGGTAAAAAGAGGGGCGCCTGGAGGATGCATGACACTCATGGTGTACGAACATGCAATAAACTCACCGCAATCCCAAAACGATACATCCGGGGCAATTGTGCGCAAATACGTCAGAAAAGCTATTGCAAACACACCAATCGCTACCCAGCGATTCACAATCCGATTTTTCTCCATCCGTTTCATTCCTCCAAGCTAATAGAATTCCATTCAAATTGCTCTAAAAAATAAATCAAAAGATAGGCATTCTTACGACGAACCAAAATCTATTTGCCCCCTTCATCTGTTTTTTTCTCTTTTTCTTCTTCCTTCACGTTTTCTTTTTTCTCACTTTCCGAGGCAGGCTTTTTCTCTTCCTGCGCTTTTTCCTGAGCCTTTTTCTCCTGCTCTTTTCGCTCTTTCTCCAGTTCATCCACGAAATTCAATTTCAATTCCGATAGGGTGCGGTCCAAAACCCGGATTTCATTTTCTGTTAGATTACCCTGTGTTTTGGCTTTAATCATGTCCAGCATATCAATGGACAATTGTGCCTGATTCAGATCGCGCTCAATTTTATCGGTAAGAGGATTTTTGATCTTTCCCATTTGCTGCCAGGCGGCTGTTTCAAATGTCATAATCAACTGCAGGAACAGTATTTCATTTTTCTGATCATTAGA
Proteins encoded in this region:
- a CDS encoding glycosyltransferase is translated as MDVQLSIIIVNFNVRDFLSQTLRSVEKATQSIPSEIIVVDNHSSDGSPEIVEREFPDVILLKNTENVGFARANNQALKRARGKFLVLLNPDTIVQEDTFQTLIRFFDKHPDAGMAGCKILNPDGTLQLACRRSFPTPWVAFTKLVGLGRLFPRSRLFGRYNLTYLDPEQTTEVDAISGSFMMLRREVYEQVGPLDERFFMYGEDLDWCYRVKHARWKIYYVPETKIIHYKGASSGKSQKDTLLMFYRAMLQFVQKHFRGKYLFLPQWFLITGIAIRGSLSFLNRLLKQLALPIVDWFFLSVALVFGLLVRFGSLQHLKSYLIVDAVYSLVWLSSFYFFDLYKRQKYSVSRALGATLLGLIINGTFTFFFKQFAFSRVVVFAMGLAALVLLPGWRLALHLIAKSGKVPFLKSIQHSLARKKTVLVGHGAALSNLIDRLRQRLDKGYEVAGVVVPQENQGESYSVPVLGTVENLPWIIRSEAIEEVIFSSESLNYEFILEVISQAEGLDVNFRTAASDAEVIIGRSSVDHIGDIPLVDIDYKLGRGPLRILKRLFDGTLSLIGLLCLWPIYFYFRWIKRKPLSRIPILSEKGAPIEVSILGEFPGDFANLKYWQKIPLLGNILEGKISFVGAEMVPAAKKNHHKIYLKPGLTGLVQLYRDHNLNELEKEKYELFYLKNYSPFFDVEILAKSILGI
- a CDS encoding polyprenol monophosphomannose synthase; translation: MGEKRTLVVIPTYNEVQNIQLICRSVLDLNIRGLSILVVDDNSPDGTADRVRQLQQTHPNIELIVREKKLGLGSAYVRGFKFAIERKFDYIFEMDADFSHDPREIPSFLHAIQDFDLVIGSRYIQGVNVINWPLSRLMLSYFANVYTRWITGMPIQDSTSGFKCFRRSVLEAINLDKITSDGYAFQIEMDFKAWKLGFRLKEIPIIFVDRFIGHSKMSKKIVREAAWVVWKLKFLSLSGKIE
- the rfbD gene encoding dTDP-4-dehydrorhamnose reductase — its product is MKNRYLIVGCNGLLGQKIVREISKQSSDSEILGTSIEPSVLFSTRISYQRIDITKIDSVHRVVREFRPTVIVNAAAYTNVDRAEIDQDLCWEINVIGVENLALEAKAVGAMLYHVSTDYVFSGENGPYRETDTPDPRGFYARSKLAAEWAIEESGAAYFIGRTSTLFGAGENIRPNFVLWLISALKKNQEVTIVDDQIGNPTLADNLAEAFRVAIEKKATGLFHLAGRESIDRYSFALKIARIFNLNQSLIHRGKTSDLKQLAPRPMNAALSVEKAQKELGVYLMSVEEELLELKKQLDEKHPL
- a CDS encoding carbohydrate kinase family protein produces the protein MSEKIKITVIGTVVRDTIYPYKGEPVYGWGGIYYTLSHLAGILRDQAVLEPVFYLGYDVYDEFLELLTEKFPNIRTNGIHKIDQKNNQVILKYITPEYREETSNYIPPPLPYDLIRPFVGNDVILLNFISGYEVTYETCKQIAEEKSGYLYVDFHSLAFGRNEDGSRFYQRPENWQDWVKLPDILQMNEKEAETLAARALETVDDYKKFATELVQISNNIINITLGSKGSVLAFLSDGIPEVYYFEPLKVNKVVDATGCGDSFATGFISRFLKTKDPVESARYGNITGGLNCTFQSTTKVDRIHLQVEEALKSYQKNKLFVVE
- the purE gene encoding 5-(carboxyamino)imidazole ribonucleotide mutase, which translates into the protein MGNGYLVSIIVGSSSDEEMAAHTKKYLDYFNIPYDFQVLSAHRNAAALSEYLKKAVAQGVQVFIAQAGMAAHLPGAIAAQTSRPVIGVPLPNSALNGLDALLSEVQMPSGIPVATMAIGKAGAINAAVLAAEILALSRTDLQDKLVEFRNKGSKL
- a CDS encoding DUF4837 family protein, encoding MKIRRYGLLVILVLSLFAANCYRRELGREPEQDIYVFAPQSVWDAVQKPLEEAFSEGIETPQPEKYFILKYISNPDDLDKYTLHRNLMFVATLDSKGPIADLVRKSLSSPQIMAGVKAGKNFLFKKENQWVDDQTILLLVSVNTDSLAKKIERFKKQIFSIYNTQYVKQLTKEMFASHENKKLEKELLKKYQWTVRVQHDYFLAWESPDTGFVFLRRRYPERWLYVRWIETDNPSLITKDWIINERDSVGSWFYGGDTVNRKYVKFKIVNFNGRRAYQVDGLWENNEKIAGGPFREYVFYDEPTSRIYIIDCAVFDPKDLYGKMPFMRQLDVIARSFKTLVDIQKGK
- a CDS encoding flippase-like domain-containing protein, with the protein product MNRKTVFFFLKIVVSSVLLYYLFARIGVENFINQLSTANLWWVLVGIGSFLISNFLGSLQWYLLMRQSGMDLTYRQTVEFYFIGLFFNNFFISNLGGDVFRIYYASRSTDKTAGAISTVFLDRFIGFTMLTFLSLIGGLLILKENYLQTILPVLFITLFFWILIFAVFFNRPLAKKFHPLFVWLFPESVVQKMIDLYEVVHQFKHAKLVLLKLMGIGFFVQLFRVGIHYFAGLALNIHVGFQTFMLFIPLIALLASLPISIGGLGVREQSGVVLFARAGISAGLAASMEFLAYLMTIVGSLPGAALFLFAGKKSRRKK
- a CDS encoding class I SAM-dependent methyltransferase is translated as MDRVRFEQTDCPICGAQAATFFLDTFDRYVFPYAKNYRLERCNSCGALFVNPRPLPEDLDKFYPTDILNPFLEFEANHQDFFQKLYAFVHPYAISWKRKQVEKISGVGRILDVSCGNGDFLYSMRRHLWEVTGIERIPKYANFAHQTLGLPVFDSIDKLPEGNHDYFDAVTFWHSFSRFQNPVQILKKIRVFLKDEGHVFIGIPNIRSLDFYFYREDWAALDSPRRLFHVSPKHMRQVARAAGWKIVLEKPIGLDYFYNALLSEKIRMRRLQVPRVVSPFLYLRGFLMAWLSRIIGITGNGSGMLYVLQKRVV
- a CDS encoding glycosyltransferase family 2 protein; the encoded protein is MGIKTPTENKIIVTIVIPHIGQSDILYACLRSLKNEKKVPFRVLIIDNGSDLSAEKVSAILPTSDFEIVKNEQNLGFAGGCNVGLRRVETPYAVLLNNDTEVGENWLEPLVACMEDYPNAAACQPKILSMRFPGKFDYAGGMGGLIDRFGYPFAIGRIFDALETDTGQYEGRFRIFWASGTAIMIRTAVLSQSGLLDEDFFAHMEEIDLNWRFHLLGYSVLSDSKSQVYHYSGYSLGHEAHRKMYLNHRNNWMMLLKNYSFKTLVWLIPVRLVFEGLTFWVSVAKLDVKRAWAVLRAGAFILVHGIKIRRKHRDVQSIRNVSDEMIFSQMYRGSIVFDYFVRGVRRVCDLEGLPTWIE